Below is a genomic region from Oligoflexus sp..
CGCCAAGCGCCGCAACGAGAAAGACGAACACGAAAAGCGCGCCCATCGGCAGATGTTCGCCGTTGATGATCAAATACGCCGCAATCGCCGAAATCATGATCGTTCCGGTCGAATAACCAGCCGACGAGGCGGTCGATTGCATGCAGTTATTTTCCAGGATCGACATATCCGTTTTGAAGAGCCGCGGAAAGGCCTTCATGAGGGTTTTATAGATCGAAAAGGACAGGACGCAGGCGGTTATCGCAACGCCCAGGGACCAGCCTGTTTTCAAACCCACGTAAAGATTCGAAAGCGACATGAAACCGCCCAGAACCGCGCCCATCAGCACCGCTCGCCAGGTCAGCTGCGGAACCTTGTCCCCCTGATAAACTTTTTTAAACCATTCGACTTCCCGCGGATCGCGTCCCTCGAAGCCTTTTTGAGTCTTACCCTTCGGCCCCTTCGCCCCCTTCGGCGCAATGAATTTGCCTTTGGCCTTGGTTTCCTTGGCCTTAATTCCCTTTGCCAACGTTCATGCCCCCCTTCTCCAGATAATAATCGTAGTTTCCTTCATAAACGCGCAGTTCACCGTCGCGTATTTCGAAAACCCGATTGGCGAGGGCGCGCAGGAAATGTCGGTCATGACTCACGACCAGGACGGTTCCATCGAAATCCTGAACCGCTTTCAGAAGCACTTCCCGCGATTCGATATCCAGGTGGTTGGTCGGTTCGTCGAGCACCAGGAAATTCAAGGGGCTGGCGAGGATTTGCGCCAGCAGCACCCGGCTGCGTTCACCGCCGGACAGGACCCCGATTTTCTTATGCACATCATCACCACTGAAAAGAAAGGCTCCCAGAAGGTTTCGAATGAACCCGATGGTGGCGTCCGGCAGACGCGAGCTGATCTCTTCAAAGATGGTGTTGTTCGGATTCAAAAGATCCAGAGCATGCTGACTGAAATAGCCCGTCCGCACACTCGGGCCGATGGCCACGGAACCGTCCGTCGGTTCCGTTTCCCCAACTATGGTTTTCAGAAGCGTGGATTTCCCCGCTCCGTTCACACCCGTGAGGGCGATTTTATTCTGTCTTTGAATGACCCCGGACACCCCGCGGAAAACCTGCCGCTGGGTTCCATCCTCGCGCGTCCAGATCTTGCTCAGATCGGTCAGGCGCGCGACATCATTCCCACTGCGCGGAGGCGTGGGAAAGGTAAACTCAATCGTCTTCGTTTCGGGCGGCGCTTCAATGCGATCAATTTTCTCAAGTTTCTTCACCCGCGACTGCACCTGAGCCGCATGCGAGGCCCGCGCGGCAAAACGCGCGATGAAATCCTCTTCCTTGGCCAGCATTTCCTGCTGACGCCGATGCGCGGCGGCCTGCTGTTCACGCCGCTGCTCGCGTTCGCGCAGATAGAATTCATAATTGCCGGAATAAACAGTCACCTGCTTATGGGCGATCTCCACGATGCGGCCGACGAGCCGATTCATGAATTCCCGGTCGTGGCTCGTCATCATGATCGCGCCCTTATAGGACTGGAGCCATTCTTCAAGCCAGAGGATGGATTCGATATCCAAATGGTTGGTCGGTTCGTCCATCAGCAGCACATCGGGCTGCAGGGTCAGGATTCCCGCCAGCGCAATCCGCATTTTCCAGCCGCCGCTGAACTGCTCGACCGGACGATTGTAATCGGAAGGCCCGATGCCGAGGCCGGTCAGCACCGCCTGGGCTCGCGATTCCAGGTCATAGCCATCGCGCTGCTGGAATTCCATCTGCGCATCACCGTAGCGTTCCATGAGTTGATTGAACGCATCGGGATCCATGTCCGACGTCGCACCCGACGCCAGCTGCGCTTCCACATCGGCGATGAACGCACCGAGTTCCGCGACGCGTCCGGCGCTGGCCATCACCTGTTCAAGGGCGGTGCGTCCGCGCATTTCTCCCACGTCCTGGGAAAAGTAGCCCACCACGCACTGGGGCGGGATGGTGATGCTTCCTGCGTCGGGATGATCTTCACCTACGATCAGGCGGAAAATGGTGGTCTTGCCGGCACCATTCGGGCCGACCAAGCCAATCCGATCGCCTTCACGAATCAAAAAGGAGGCGTTTTCGTAAAGGACCCGCTGGCCCTGCCGTTTGGTCAGATTTGTGAGATGTATCATGCGTCGGAGACTCGTCCTGGAGTTTTTTTACGGACCGCGAGCATAACCGACTTTGGAAGGAAATTCAGCTGAAATCCCGGTCGATGATGGCCGTCAGGGCCGTTTCCAGGAATTCGATCTGGGCCACCAGCTCCTGGCCTTTGCCACGACTTTGCTGGGGCAGAAGCAGACGCTGATCAAACCAGCCAGTCAGAAGCTCCATCGACATCCGCAAGCGGCCTTCGGACAGACCGTCCTTGCCCATACTGAAAAGGCGGCCTTCCAAAAGATAATGCTTCAGATCCTGGCGGAATTCACCGTCCAAGGTCCAAAGCAGGGGATTGCGTCCATAAAGATGCAGCGCCTTGCGAATCGGCGTTGCCATATCCTCGTACACGAGTTGATAGGCCTTGATGAGACTCTGCACCGCCAGCTGCTGATGCCGGATGTTGGTGAAGTTGCCGAGCGCGCCCTGCAGACGAAGGAAAAGTTCCGCCGCCAGGTCCTCGTAGGAAATCTGTTCGGTCTGTTCCTGCGGCGCATTCAGGACGGTGCGCAGATCGCGATGAAAAGAATCCGGGTTCGCAAGGCGCTCCCGCAGCTTTTTGATCTCGTTCCCTATGATGGTCGCTTGATTTTTCTTGCCGAGTTTTTCAAAACAACTGCGCGTGAGTTCCAGCGCCGTGATTTCATCTTCGATCGAACGGCCTTCGCTTCGCGACTTTTGCAGAAAGCGATAGCAGGACTGAAGAGCGGCCTTGGGATTGGCTTCCAGAAGGATACGCGTGAGACGCGCCATGGCCCGCTGCCGAATCGGGGCCTCGGTTTCCATGACCAGCACCAGAAAACGCTCCACCAGCACTTCGCTGGACGGCCTTTTTTGGATATGGCCCAGAAATTCCTCGATCCCCGGGTTATTTCCCAAGGTAGGTGCCATCAAAAACTCCGTTCTCTATGGGTCCAGAGTTTTTATCGGCTCATGTGGTCAAAACATTAAGATGCGGGTCTTTCGCGCGCTTTTTCAAGGGCTTAAAGCCTGCATTACAGGACGTAAGCAGGCTCAATTTCAGGCAGATTAGGGGATTTTTCAGTGATAAAGAGCCTGGCGTTCGGCCGCGATATCGGCCCGCTCCAGATACTCCGTATAGCTCATCTCGCGGTCGATCACACCCTTGGGCGTCAGCTCGACGATGCGGGTCGCGATCGTTTCCACGGTTTCGCGGTCCTGCGAAATGAGAAGGATCGTCCCCTTATAGTTCTTCAAACCATTGTTCAGGGCCGTGATGGATTCCAGATCCAAATGGTTGGTCGGCTCGTCCAGCAAAAGGACGTTCGGCTGCATCATCATCATCCGCGACAGCAGGCAGCGCACTTTTTCGCCCCCGGACAGAACCTTGGTTTCCTTGAATACCTCCGTGCCGCTGAAGAGCATCTTGCCCAAAAATCCGCGCAGGAATTCCTCTTCGGCTTCGGCGGGCTTGGTCGCGCCGCGGCGCAGCCATTCGATCAGGCTCAGGTTCTCGCTGAAAAAGGCCTCATGATCCTTCGGGAAGTAACCGCGCTTGGTGGTCACGCCCCAGCTGAATTCACCGGAATCCGGCGCTTTCTCTCCGGCAAGGATTTGGAGGAGGAGCGAGGCCGGCGCCGTATCACGACCGACGAAGGCGATCTTCTCACCTTTCTCGACGTTCATGCGCAGATTCTTAAAGAGCGCTTTACCGTCAAGCGAACCTGTGAGGTTTTTGACTTCAAGCAGCTGCTTGCCCGCTTCGCGTTCCTGCTGGAAATGAATATGCGGATAGCGGCGCGACGAAGGTTTGATCTCTTCGATGCTGAGCTTATCCAAAAGTTTTTTCCGCGAGGTGGCCTGGCTCGACTTCGATGCGTTGGCCGAGAAGCGCTCGACGAAGGACTTCAGTTCCTTGATCTTGTCTTCGGTCTTTTTATTCTGGTCCTGCTTCTGCTTCAAAGCGAGTTGGCTCGCTTCATACCAGAAGCTGTAATTGCCGGTGTAAAGATTGATCTGGTTGAAATCGAGATCGGCGATGTGGGTCGAGACTTTATCCAAAAAGTGACGATCGTGGGATACGACGATCACAGTGTTCTTGAATTCGCAGAGGAACTCTTCGAGCCACATGATCGAATCGATATCCAGGTTGTTCGTAGGCTCATCGAGCAGGAGGATATCAGGGTTTCCAAAGAGCGCCTGGGCCAGAAGAACCCGGACCTTCATGCCGGCTTCCAATTCGCGCATCAGCATGCTGTGCAACGCGGTCGGCACACCCAGGGATTCCAGCATGCCCCCGGCCTGGCTTTCCGCATCATAGCCGCCAAGGTCCGCGAAGCGATGCTCCAGCTCGCCTGCACGGTAGCCGTCCTCTTCTGAAAAATCCGGCTTCAGGTAAAGCTCGTCTTTCTCTTTCATGATATCGAAAAGCTCGCGGTTGCCCATCAAAACGGTTTTGATGACTTCCACGTCTTCAAATTCAAAATGGTTCTGTTTCAGGACCGCCACGCGCTGGCCCGGGGTGACCAGGACTTCGCCGCGATCGGGCTTGATTTCGCCCGAAAGGATCTTCAGGAAAGTCGATTTTCCTGCGCCATTGGCCCCAATCAGGCCATAGCAATGCCCAGGGTGGAATTTAATGCTGACATC
It encodes:
- a CDS encoding ABC-F family ATP-binding cassette domain-containing protein — translated: MISTNQVTLAFSQRFLFQDVSIKFHPGHCYGLIGANGAGKSTFLKILSGEIKPDRGEVLVTPGQRVAVLKQNHFEFEDVEVIKTVLMGNRELFDIMKEKDELYLKPDFSEEDGYRAGELEHRFADLGGYDAESQAGGMLESLGVPTALHSMLMRELEAGMKVRVLLAQALFGNPDILLLDEPTNNLDIDSIMWLEEFLCEFKNTVIVVSHDRHFLDKVSTHIADLDFNQINLYTGNYSFWYEASQLALKQKQDQNKKTEDKIKELKSFVERFSANASKSSQATSRKKLLDKLSIEEIKPSSRRYPHIHFQQEREAGKQLLEVKNLTGSLDGKALFKNLRMNVEKGEKIAFVGRDTAPASLLLQILAGEKAPDSGEFSWGVTTKRGYFPKDHEAFFSENLSLIEWLRRGATKPAEAEEEFLRGFLGKMLFSGTEVFKETKVLSGGEKVRCLLSRMMMMQPNVLLLDEPTNHLDLESITALNNGLKNYKGTILLISQDRETVETIATRIVELTPKGVIDREMSYTEYLERADIAAERQALYH
- a CDS encoding ABC-F family ATP-binding cassette domain-containing protein, whose translation is MIHLTNLTKRQGQRVLYENASFLIREGDRIGLVGPNGAGKTTIFRLIVGEDHPDAGSITIPPQCVVGYFSQDVGEMRGRTALEQVMASAGRVAELGAFIADVEAQLASGATSDMDPDAFNQLMERYGDAQMEFQQRDGYDLESRAQAVLTGLGIGPSDYNRPVEQFSGGWKMRIALAGILTLQPDVLLMDEPTNHLDIESILWLEEWLQSYKGAIMMTSHDREFMNRLVGRIVEIAHKQVTVYSGNYEFYLREREQRREQQAAAHRRQQEMLAKEEDFIARFAARASHAAQVQSRVKKLEKIDRIEAPPETKTIEFTFPTPPRSGNDVARLTDLSKIWTREDGTQRQVFRGVSGVIQRQNKIALTGVNGAGKSTLLKTIVGETEPTDGSVAIGPSVRTGYFSQHALDLLNPNNTIFEEISSRLPDATIGFIRNLLGAFLFSGDDVHKKIGVLSGGERSRVLLAQILASPLNFLVLDEPTNHLDIESREVLLKAVQDFDGTVLVVSHDRHFLRALANRVFEIRDGELRVYEGNYDYYLEKGGMNVGKGN